TTCCACATCAGTATTTCACTCTTTGACAAGTTAAAAAGAAAAGCTGCGCGGATATTCGTAAAATTTCCACTTTATGTGTTAATCGCTTCATCTTGTTATAGGTATACCCTCTATATTCAACACAAAATCTTTCAAAAACGTCTTCATCAAGAGTTAAAATGATTCCGCTTTCGAAAATCAACGGAATCGTTTAAgaactatttcaaaaatcgattaaaaatCGGGATGACCCTTTTGATTGACACCCAGTTAACTTGTGTGAAGAAAGTGAACAAAATCAACATGAATGATCCCTAGTGATTCAGAAAATACTTCTAAAATCGTACTACCTATTCTGTAAACTTCCATGCAAGTGTGCATTATTACATGTGATTCTATCGTGTTTTCGGTTGCACTTATATCTCCTTTACACCTAATTTTACCGGGACAATGATGTCGCATTATAAAATTCGCTACAATTTCacgttaatttaaaaactgaacTCTATACTTACTGTCAAAGGAGGCAAAAAGATCAGGTTTGTCCTCAACTGACACCATGGAACGATAATCCAACTTCGGAGGAGGATCCTTCTTCTTCGAGCCAATTTCTGTGGGCTGCCTTATGAATGTCCCCACTGAGGATCTCCTATAACAGATCAAACATGTTAAAAACATTGTTAttgcaaattgaaatatcaaattaaattatctatCGATTTGTTAACTCGAATAAGAGTTAATTTAACGAGATACATTAGGTGTTGTGATTAGGTATGTAATGAAAAAATCGACAAAGCTCTCAAATTACCCTTACAGTAACGTTAAGCTCTTGCTAACAAATCATTGATAATAATTCTCTTTTAAAGCTATTAAATTTCTAGACAAGCCACATATAGTAAGGGGAGATGCAAATATGTGGGTAGTGGAAGTGTGCGTGTTGTGTGTTCTTAAGCcgaattttgctttttatttttgatatttggaGAGTGAGGTGACTTAAGTATTCATTCATTtgaaaagaacaaaatttgtttaagcaaagataatattgaatttggGAGTAGCCTGATCTGCCCTGGATATGGTGGACTAAACAACTATATATTCTGGCCTATTTATATTGAAgtcaacaatttttgttttgtctttGGTAAAGAAACTAAGTATAAAAGAACACTAATTTCTTAGTATGCATGAAGGAAGAAGCTCGAACAAAAGAAGAAATGAATTTAGGTATTAAAACAGATTAGTATTTCTTTGTGttctctaaatatttaaatcaactCGCCAAATCACTAGCGCATAACCTAGTGGGTATATTCAAAACGTTTACCGACATGCTGACCATCCGATAACATAACGCTACTCCATCTACACACGCACACCTACCCAACAGCGCTAACAGTAGAGCCGACCGAGGAGCCTAAGGCTCCGACTTGGGCTCCTACGGCGCCCACCGTAGATCCGACGGTCGAACTGAGGGCCCCCACTTGGGCGCCGACTTGAGCGCCCATGGCTCCTACTTGGGCGCCGACTTGTGCACCCATGGCTCCCACTTGGGCCCCGACGGCGCCCACGGAAGCCCCCACGGAGCTGATTATGTTAGTGGGAAAAAAGCTACTCGAAGAGGCGCTATCACCGGTTAACGGCGGGCCTCCGCTGCCCCCCGAATGGGGTCCCCCGGAGCCGCCGCTGTCCTCGGAGGGAGTTTTGGCGAAAAGCCCTGTTCCGAAGTCCACCAAGTGGATCGGAGAGCTTTTGTGTTAGGCAGCGGAAAGAGAGAAGCTTACCGGTTAGTTTCAGTTAGGGAAAGTATATTAACAAGTAGGGTTAAATTACGAGTGAGATAGCCGCGACGACATAAAAATCGAGGAAATCGAACCATATATAAAGTTCTTCAACTCTACTTGGTAATTTACTATCTTTCTGGGCGAACGAAAAGCGTCAGTTGGAACGATTTACCATAATATTAGTAAGGAGTAACTTAAATCACTTATTGTTAACAGTAATACACACCTTGAGAACACTTTAGAAAACACAGATGAGTGTTGTGCGTCCGCGGTTTGCGGCTGACTAGGTAGCTTATCATCTTCCTTATCCCCGCTCAAAGTTTCCATCCAAGAAAGGGGATAGGACAGTCTTTTCAACATCTGAAACACAACAGCGATGTTAATTTTGATCTTCGATAATTGAAGCTCTGCAGCAATCTGAAGAAACCAAAGAACTCACCTTATTTTTCCTACTTTCAGACTTTTCAGCATCTTCTTTGGAATCAATTAAACTCGTCGAGAACTGGGTACCGGAGGTGTCTGCATCACTGCTCGAATCCAAGCTGAACGACACACTGTTTGTCTTCTTCCGAGCCGGACTCTCGTTCTCGCTACTCACAGATTGGTGGTGCAATGGGGGCAAAGGCACCGGAGGCACCCAATCTTTGGATAGAACTATATCCGCATCGCTATAATGCTgaacaaatgaaaattagacaaaaataaTAACCATGTGGGATTACTTACTTCTTTGACGCGAATAGGAACGACGGAGGATTCCCTAATATCAATACCCGAATCATGGCAACTTTCTTTCGCTTCGGCTTCTACTGCCTCGCCAGGAGTCTGTTCTTCCTCGACATGTACTTCATTGACAGATGATAACTCTGGGATTTCGTCGATATCAATCGatctaattgaaattaaatgaaacaaaataatcgTCAACTGGATagtgtatttaataaaaaaatgtgcatcATTATCATCACGTCAACTTACTGCCTCTCCCGCGAGGTCATGGGCCAGTGATGATCCAATAACGATTTTCTTCTCTCCTCCAGTGTTCTCTGTTCCTGTTCGGGATCCTCCAGATTAGTGGGAGTGACAAGTTCCCTCTCGAAGGCCTTAGGAAAAGCGTCACCCTCCCGTTCTGTACATGAACACACAGACTCAGCATCATCAGTACCAGTCACTACAAACGAGACCTCTAAGCTAATATATGATTCATGCTATTGCCACATTGATGTCGATATATGCAGACAAGCCATAGCGAGAAATAAGAGTTACTGACCTGAACTACAAAACGAATACATCATCGTTTCATCAGAAGGAAGAAgaaacatgttttaatttaagacGAAGGCGGAGTCAACAAATATAATGCAAGTATGAAGTTTTATAATATGGTGCAGgcccaataatttttttaggtatACAGGATCATATACGTGGTGCAAAACCCTACTAAAAATGAGTGTTATTGTATTTTCGGCCACCAGTTTTTGCAATACTGTCCACAACTTTACTTTCGGAGTCAATACTAATAGGCGAAAAACAATGCGAACATTATTTCACATTTAACGTGCATGCCATTACCAAATTTACcattaaaccaaattttaGCTAACTTTTCAGAAGCTCGAAAATGTTCATTACTCATTCGTGATTATCGTGATACGCTGCCTACATTTTCCAGAGCAACAAAAAAGTCAATGCAACAGCACCCAAAGCTCTTAGTCCGTATGCAGCTCAGACATCGTTAAAAACATCTTATTTACATACTGATCTAACTTACCCAATTCAGGAAAAGTTTCGTCTTTCACCAGCAGAGACTCCGTTTCCTTCTCTCCTTTTGGATAATAGATCTCAGCTTTTTCATTGACGTTGCTCTCCATATGGCTGACCCTCATGTGTGCTATATCATTGTATATGGCAACGTTGACTACAAATTCCATTGGAGCTATCACGCCATATGCTTCTGGTCCTTTTTCAATTAcctaaaaaaatcagtttcatGACACAGTACAATTTATGCAGTTTAACTAAGATTTTTATAGATTTCATTCGTAAAATAGTTTAGTTCAGTACTTACCAACGGATCTGAAACATTAGGATCAAACATCACAGCATTAGGGGTAACTAAAAGCACACCACTGACCACTCCCTCTCCATCGGTGATATGCctcacattaattttaaggaatCTCTCACGGAATACTGATGTCGGTTCCTCTTCGTTCTCGACCGAAGAACTCTGGTTACATGAAGGAGTTCGGACTCTTTCTACATGTCCGGGCTTTGGGCTGACCGGCCGCAAGTTGTCTAGAAGTTCTAGAAACAATATACGTACTTTACATGGAGGACTAGAAAGGTTAATAGTGGGATTATTGCAGTCTTGGTGAGGCATCCAAACCCGTAATACGGGTTTGGATGCAAAAATGGGtacttaaagttttaattcatTGCCCAACTcgcattaattattaatttaaaaattcgtgaTTAACTTTGCCTGCAAGGACTTACTTTTCGGTAtgctaaataaattgaaaacgttCATCCCGGCATATGTTTTCTCACGAACTGACCAAACATCGGTGCAGGAAACCCAACTGAGGACTAATTTTATATCCACTTCAATAGAGTAGTAAATCGCAACTTTTGATAAGATTAACTATCTACTTATATTTCCGTGGGCACCTGATTCCGtctattttaagtaaaaactcGCAGATTGCAAGTAAACTGGCCCGGCACATTACTATACGATAAGCAAAATGCACCACGTGGGAGTTCGAAGCAGCAGTGAATTAAACACCTTGTAAAGTCGATGTAAACACTACTTAAAATGAATGATGACTTTCCAGCTGATAGTGCCATTCGCAGTGTAAGATGAAACTTTGGAACGTTTCATATATTGCATTAAACTGTCGAGGTGCAAAATCCACAACATGAATGGTAAAGCACATAAactaattgtaaatattttgcctCCACGTAAATGAATGTTTTTGCTTTAACTTGCTGGAATAATTAAACGAATATAATGGACCAGTCACGACAAATGGCCTCTCATAACTGATAACACTCgttgattctgtggacgaaatttttcaatgacaTTGTGACATAATGACCGCATAATTCTGTCGATGGCGCGTTGAATCTCGTCTTCCAAGTCAGAAATTGTTCTTGGGTTAATGGCATATATCTTCCCGTTCAAACAaacccaaaggaaaaaatccaaaggtaTCAAATTGCACGATTGTGGGGGCCATATCATAACGGTGCAGCGCGAGATAACACTGCCTTGAAATTTCGTCTTCAAACATTCAATTGTTTCATTTGTTGTGTGACAGATTGCACCTTTCGGTTAAGACCACATGTCCGTGAGGTCTATTTGAGATCAGGAAGAAATTATTACAATGACGAACGAGAAGGTGCGTTGTGGTGACCGAAAAATCCACGACCTTTTCAAACCCTCTCCGCGGAACTATCACCATTTTGATACgatattttcacaatttctgTACGTCCTGCGTTCGTGTAATTCTCCAGAACTAAACCTTAGTTTTTACACAGACAGCTTTtacaaaagcaattttaacAGCTGCTCAAATACAATGCTGCACGAATGACccaagaaaaatgttaatggTTCAAAATAACCGGTCTTAATATGACACGTTGGATTATGCGAAAAAGAATATTGCAGTATCTTCCCTACCATTCACCCCATTGCATTATATGAAGTGCTCCTTAGCCAACAAGAACCAAGAAACCCAACCCCAACTGTTAAACTTCAATTAagaaatcattttatttggaTAGAAAAGAGTGATTTTTGCAATAGATGTGCAAAGCGGTGCTCTACCGTATGCTCGTGAGTTAAAGCTTTGCTTGCAGATCGTAAATAACTTGATTCTTGCAAAAACTACAACTTCAAATGTTTAATCTCACCTTTCTCGTCTAGGGGTAAATCATCTTGAGTATCCTCGACAGGGGTGGAGCCTTCAGAATCGTTTTCTACTGGTTCTCTCAGAGGCACATACAACTGTTGGCCTGGGAATATGTATGGTGTTGCAAGTCTATTCACTTTAGTTAGTTCCGAAGGTGTAGTATCGAACCTTGCAGCCACTGACGTTAAGGTATCCCTATCGGCGACCTGTAATTCATATGAAATTTAAGCGCATCGAATGCTGTCTAACGAAACTCACCATGTAGATGGTGGTATTTTCCGGAGGTCCACTTCTCCTTCCCGACAAACTGTTGGTGGAGCCATCAAGATCTGTGAACAAACATTTACCATGAAACTAATTACTTTTACTGATAATGCAGCGAGGCAGCCCGCAGCAGATACCTGAAAAATGAAATCCGTAATAATTATAGTAAACAATCACGAACTTGTCGAAACCGTCCTCGGTTCGGTCTATAAAAGCACAGGAATGGGGCTGGCAGTGATCGAAGTAGTCTTCGACGAAGTCCATGGCGTGCGAGATGCCATAAATACCGGAAGAGAGAAAAGGACAAAATGCATTACCGATGATGCAACGTTGTGCATCTCTGTTAGATGACAGATAAAATCGTATGCCTGTAACGAAACTGTCACCTGACGAAACTAGACATGAACGTTATCTACTGGCGCGATATCACACACACTGCGAGAGAACACACCTTCGCAGGTACAATAATTTAATCATGGTTCCAAGGAACCTTGTCAAGTAACGCTGATTATCTATCtgttaatcaaaaataaagtttcGCGTTACGGTAGAATAAACTTTTTTAGCCGGCTGAGCGCACCCGATTAAGATATTCGAGGCGGCTATCAAAACTTATccagtttaattttctttacagGTCTGTTTGGACATTTTTTCCCGGTGCGTAGTAGAAAATCGATCGAAGCTTTTTATTAACTTCGGGAAAGATAAGGTAAAGTGAATCAATAATAGGTGTGTAGATATTATGCGTTAGTACCCCCGGGCCATCCTTTCGTAAATGTAGGCCGTTGATCGAGTCCTACGTAGTTTCAAACATCTGACTAACGGATGAGTCAATGCCAAATGCCTTTGGCCTTATGttacttcagttttttttatggtcaCCCCTTATCTATAGTCCGAGTGTTAATAATGAGGCGATAACGAGAAGACCTGGGGCTGCATTTTTGCGTACGCAGGAAAAGAATCACCGCTGGTTGAGTATTGTTGAAATACCGTTACGTTGGTTAGACCATTCGTATTTGTACGGGTGAGTAACAACATTAAACGGACTGACGTGGGGGACGCACAAGTTGACCATGTAAACCGGTTGGAATAGGCGTAGCGTTATTTTTTGTTGACAATGTGTTCTCaatgaaatttgtattaaaaaataagcgCGACTTAGAGGCTCATAGCTGAacgatatttttctatttaacaagTGTACAAACAGACGCAGAGCactttttgtgaaattaagcctcataaaaaatatacttattaaaaagttttataatcaaaataacCTCCATTATTATCTATGgtcttttgccacttttcggGTAGATAATGGCTGCCTTCGCAATAAACGCTGAGTAGTTTCAAGACAACGTTAAACTGCTTTGGTCTCAACATGTGGAAGGAGCAGGGAACCAACCCTGGAGAGTAGGGCGCGTGCAGGAAAATTTCTAAGCCGAAGAATATGACTACCTAAAACGATTTTACTATATGCAGTCGAGCATTGTCACGCAGCAACGTCACTGTCCGACTTCCCTGGCTCCAGAGCTTCATTCAATTTAATCTTTTGGGAATTGATAATAATCGGCTATAATAGTGTAGAAAATGACTCCCTTTCAATTCCACCAGACACATAGTTACATAAACCTTACTCGTCATGAATGTTTAGTTTTGCGACTGACGTGGATGGCTAGCTTGGATCAATCCACGCTTTTCTACGCTTAGAATTACCATATAAaacattctttcttttataccAAGAAAGCGAGTTAACGCAGATGTtaacttttcgatttttgttgtttcttaTTAGCTTGTGAGGAActcattttctttcttttttaatctttCCCATTATATGCAATCGAACtaaaattgtttgttgaaTCACTCCTAATTCTTCTTATAGCTTTTTTCAGTTTGACGTAGAATTTCATgcagtaaaatttaaagttcttCATCTTTAAACTTTTTCTCCACACCCGGACGTGGATCGTCCTCAAGgcgaaaattttcttcaaagaaCTATCTCCTAATAGTTAAAGCACTAACAAAATAATGCCTCCAACAGGAATTACTCTTTTCTGTAGTTCCCGCAGCATTTTTATACAGTTTAAAACAAACCAACATTgatattcttaaattttgcccacaaacatacatcttttaATCACGTTTTATGCCCTGAACGATAGCTCGGGGACAATTgaccattttttcatataaaaaacaataactaaATCTCACATGCTTAAAATTGCGGACCAATTGCATGCCGATGCACGTATGTTTTTAATACGATTAACTTCAACgctcaatttctttttgtacacccattaatttaatatttttaataataaaatacagggtgtctaaaaTATCTGGCCTAGACGAAGCGATTCTCACAATGGATTTTGTTAAGTAAAGAAAAAGACGAACAGTTTACGGAACTATGTATATTTTCCGGTTAATAGGAGTtatcaatattaaattgtcaaaTACGGCCtggattttttaattccaattttggaagttcaatgATACCCTCTCTGATGCTATTTTCAGATGTTTCATCTCACAAATGTACCTACTCCTAACTACATAAAATCTTGTATCTTTGATATCAGCCAAAAAGACTCCGtcgaagaaaaaacaataaacaaggtattcaatttaaaattcaagtatTGTGGATGTTTCCTCTTAAGTTGGAGATGCTAAAAAATCCTTTGTAACTTTTTCAACGCACTCATATGCGAAACACAATGTGGAGATATTATTTCAATGAGGTTACAGTTGATGTTAATAGAGGTGAAATAGCTCTCACATCCCATattagacaattttttttcttatttacatTAACAAAGCATTATAATAAAAGTTATCAACCTACCTCTGTTCAGAGTTCTGTCCACTTGGTTCCGCAGGACCGCAAGATCGAATGGTGAGGAAATGCCGTGGTCCACACTTCTGCTCTTACtcctaaaaattattcagtaTTAGAACAGGCAAACGCAGACGTTTGAAGAAGAAACATTAAATGCAACAAGtgtgagaatatttttattaacatgtacTGAGACACACAGAGCTGAAAAAGATTTCAACGGTCTTcgcaataattgaaaatcgaaaatgagAAAACACACAATacggaattattttttatttgaaaagtaaaattaatttgataaaaacgtATTGAAGACCAAAAGAAGAGGAAATTCATATATTCAATAATGCAAACAAAATCGATACATATGAACATATATAAATATGCATGTGCAAAATATCACCCACCAAAATGTCGAGAATCTGTAATTGATTAGTTTGTCCAATTCGCCTGACCCTGATGGTGAAATAAACCATTATTAGATAAACGATGCTAATTAATCGATATAACAACAATCAAAGCCCTCGAATAAAAATAGGTTCGAGTAATTTGCTTTTGTTATCGTTAAGTACATGTAAAGTCTGACGTCACAGTTACATAAGCAATAACACATCATTGTAACTAAAATCCCATATATCTCCTAAAAAACACAATAGAAATGGGTTCGTGACGATACTCACCTTGTTATCGGTAAATCCTTTGGGAGTTTCGTAATGTCTTGTGAAGCCCTGCGTGACCTATGGGTGAAGGCAAGAAATGAAGATAAAACCATgcaaagcaaaatttaaaaaatggtacagtgagtaaattaaaaaaacatgcatctattgaaaacataaaatcaAGCTATTACACACTAAGTTGcttaaaaacgaaattgagATTGCCATGcaatgaaatatgaaatgtGTCGCCATTATCTCATAACTTTTGAATTCGTCAATAATGATACTTCAAAAGAAACATTCTCTAATAGTTTCACACTTCACACGCAGGTCGTTTGTAAATGTGTATTTTCCGGTCATGTCAAAGAGAAAGTAGATTGTGAACCGCCACTGCTATATGACTgatgaagatattttttacacGTGCGCCGGTActcaacaaataaataaataaataaggtCAAGGCAGCGCGGCAGAGTGAATTGTGAAACTTAAATAACAGGACGTACGAAAGATACATATATTGGGGAATAATGATATTATTAATACGTGGTTATTTAGGAGCTGTAACCGTAAATAAAGTTCGTCTCCCTGTTTgataaataacattaattcatattaatattCTTATTTTCGAGATTcagaaacgttaaaaatcaATGGTATTAATGACAATGAAACAACATTATCCAACGcggcaaaatttaattgaataattcaTATTCTGACCAATTATGCCTCGATCCTTTcaacagatttttttcaatgataGTAATTATCATTATCACCTTCTTGAATGCATATAGATCCAACCTCGGGATTGTCTCATTAttcatcaatttattttaattttcttccgCTTCTTAGCTTTACAGAGACGATTATCGAGTGTTTTGGATGACTGTGAAACCCATTCCTCACTTTTCTTCTAAAACACTAGAATAACAGATTAATAATGACACGTTTATGGAGCATCATTTATTTAGCAAGGTAATCAGTCGATGTCGTCATCACCCCCGTTAGtttaaatatgaaaggaaACGTCACCTTTGGTATTACGATTCAAAACATTGCCTTTTCGTGTCTTAGATTTAATTTATGCCCAATTTCTGTAAGTTTACtgtaattttgcaaaatgccCGTGGTGCTTGTCTTGAGAAATACGGATTCCATTGAATTATGTGCATATTTTGGTGCACTTAACATTTCAGTTCTTCACAGATGTTTagaaaagtattgcaacactgGCGATTCGAAAATATATAGCCACAATTGCACAACTTTGCCctgatttaaacatttaaaccTCATATTTAAGATCAGTAAGATCCTGTATACACCATAGTTGTGACACACTTGTGACCCTCACGTCTTAAATTCCTCAGCGTGCCGCGTTTCCTAATTTAAACTTGAGGATCGGCTCATAATGGTCTAGTTCAAAACCTTGGTATATAACATACTCTTACTGTAGTGTTTTGAATTGGTTACAAAAAATGGCAAACCAGTGTTAATGCGTGTGGGAAACGTATatttgacaaataaataaaacgatttatttACCGCctgaatttcattaaaaatacattgcAAAACGTTACAAATCTGAAGGAACAATTGTGAGTAATAAGCATTTGCTACATAAATgcagtaatttttcatttctttgtgGCACATGTCCGTTTAACTTTTAGTATCTAAAGATGATCAtttatagatttaaaaatgaGCGGTTTGAGTAATAATGGATGGTTCCgtttaaattacatttattttaggtttatttttagtGATTGAAATGTTTGCTAACTAGCCAAAAATAAAGCATTTGTTTCATTCTTTCAATTGCACTTTTCAAAGACAAAACTGAAATGACCTTCCTTTAACGTTCTACGAGTTTAAATGAGCCATTTAAGAAACAACGACTTCGAGAGCTGAAGCTGAAATGGTTGTAATGACTAACAATCGTGGATTCGACTTCGAAATTCAGTCATTAGGCAAAAAAGGCGCACCGTCATATCGCATTTCCTGCATCCTCATTATTGTCACATCTCGCACAAATTGGCGCCGACATGttaattttcaccacaatGCCATCCGTTATATAGTGGTCAAGTCACTCTATCATGTGTGAATATTCGAATACATAATGAGACGACAGTTTCGCATgaaactaataaatatttcgttttaatgACCTAAGAAATTAAACGTGAACTGTCAAACATCATGTGTTTctcctcaaaatattttcctaattaatATAACTTCTCTCGTTGTTCATCTAGTTATGAATAGTGGAGGGAACGacgaaaaaacacaaaattagaTAATAGTGAGAAAGAATATAATTCACCATAACCCATAAACGCAAACTAATACTAATGTGTACTTATTATTGAGTTACGACATATTTCATTACCTGTGAACTACAAATTTATACACCTGTTGcaaatatattattgttattattatggGACGCTCATATCTGTAGTGACTATTTGCATTGAATAAGTGAAATACTTATTGCCAATAACAAAGTCCATCAGGGTCACTGCAAAGCATCACTTAGGAATTTTTTGGTGTCGAAGGCCTTGCTgggatttaatttttacttcttaaatacttttttatcaAGCGTCCACTGTCGATTTTCAAGGTTTAAACATCTAGACAAAGCCATAAACAAcctctttcatttttttggcTGCAAGCTTGACCATTATTCTTTCGAACGTGAACCGTAAGCTCCAGTTGCGTTATTTATAACTAACGCCCACTCTTCTAAAGGTTAAGGggaatatttatgtatttattttgtttataggaAATGTGTTTAAGGTATGCTTGCCACGCCCGTTTGGTAGTAAgcttgttttttaattttttctttgtttgccACACAACAGACGCATATTAATGTGAATGtcagatttttaataattactgCTAAGTGGAGGGCTTCATGATTAAACCTTTCGAATAATGAACTCACCCGTTACTTGATGGTGTATCTTTCCGCTAATTTATCATTGAACATTGGACCTTTTTAATTCCAGCACTTCGTTGGTGTTTCCTTGTTCAGGATCTTAAAGCTCCTCCCTTCTTCACGGATCGCCTTGCTTTCTACTCAATTTTTAACCCGTTGCTCGCTTTAGCTTCATAAATCTCCATTTTCGTGTTCCTCAAGCAATACCAATTTAATAAGAACAATATAAATACGAGTTTTCCACGCGGTTTTGTTCCTGAGGGCTTGTTTTTTCCATGAGACTCCACGTGTATCGCGCGTGACGGAATCCGGAAGAAACAAAATTGTCTTGTTCCTGTCGGATTCAGACTTACATCTAAATTGCTTTTGACGAGATGCATCTGCACATGTATTTGAATAGGCAGCTAACTAACAAGTCCTATAAACACCCGTATATTTTGCatataaaatgcattttgttGGTCATTGCCTAACCAGAAATCTCGCACCATTCAACCAGTCTCAGCCCTCGACATCTCGTAAGCGATTTATCGATTCTTCGTTACATTCAATTTCCTATAGTGACGCCGATTGGCACATTGGCAGGATTGGCAATCAGCGAAAGATTGTAAGCGGAAATCATGTCACTATTCATTTCGTGTATAAACTCagtatttcaatttatatatttGGGCCTGTATCGAACCCATCCAGAAAGCTGCAACATCTgcaattttgattatttttttattattttttttacatgaatCTGCCGACCGCAAACCGCGGTGGGAGATATTCAGAATGATATTATTTTGCATGGTGTAATTGGTAGACCGCGGATGTTTCGAAGGTTGTTGCACCTGAAAATGACGCGGCTGAAAATTCGTTTCAAAACTGATTTCGCCGCTCACAACGAGGAGGTGGAATTGCAAAAAGAGCGAGTTCGGTCTGACGAATTTTgcgcaataaaaaattgctgtCCGCACGTACATTAAATCGAAATCGACcatttccagaaatttaaatgtctGAGAATTTCAGTTAAACATGGCAACGTTTAATTTGACCATATACGCCTGTAAAATGATTCGGGGCCcttgaaataaattcgaaaactTCCCCCTTTGCACCTCTCAATTTCTTCTTAAATGCGACCATAGTTAAAGGTTAGTAAGAACAAAACAATATTCCAGTACCTAGGAGCGCCAGTAAAAATGTTCCACCAAGATCCCCGTTTCTCCCTCCTCACTTGGGGCGGCGACCCAAACTGGTCTTCCAAATTACTACTGTCCTTCCTCCTCTTCTTCTCAAACTTGATGGCATGCCAGGACTTCCTCCGGCTCTTTTTAATGGGGAGAACGACCTCATCCTCGTCAATATCCTTGATATTCGG
This portion of the Euwallacea fornicatus isolate EFF26 chromosome 4, ASM4011564v1, whole genome shotgun sequence genome encodes:
- the mtd gene encoding nuclear receptor coactivator 7 isoform X2, producing MSQEILQAVPEKIILRHPEGSWPNIKDIDEDEVVLPIKKSRRKSWHAIKFEKKRRKDSSNLEDQFGSPPQVRREKRGSWWNIFTGAPRSRRASQDITKLPKDLPITRSKSRSVDHGISSPFDLAVLRNQVDRTLNRDLDGSTNSLSGRRSGPPENTTIYMVADRDTLTSVAARFDTTPSELTKVNRLATPYIFPGQQLYVPLREPVENDSEGSTPVEDTQDDLPLDEKELLDNLRPVSPKPGHVERVRTPSCNQSSSVENEEEPTSVFRERFLKINVRHITDGEGVVSGVLLVTPNAVMFDPNVSDPLVIEKGPEAYGVIAPMEFVVNVAIYNDIAHMRVSHMESNVNEKAEIYYPKGEKETESLLVKDETFPELEREGDAFPKAFERELVTPTNLEDPEQEQRTLEERRKSLLDHHWPMTSRERQSIDIDEIPELSSVNEVHVEEEQTPGEAVEAEAKESCHDSGIDIRESSVVPIRVKEHYSDADIVLSKDWVPPVPLPPLHHQSVSSENESPARKKTNSVSFSLDSSSDADTSGTQFSTSLIDSKEDAEKSESRKNKMLKRLSYPLSWMETLSGDKEDDKLPSQPQTADAQHSSVFSKVFSSSPIHLVDFGTGLFAKTPSEDSGGSGGPHSGGSGGPPLTGDSASSSSFFPTNIISSVGASVGAVGAQVGAMGAQVGAQVGAMGAQVGAQVGALSSTVGSTVGAVGAQVGALGSSVGSTVSAVGRSSVGTFIRQPTEIGSKKKDPPPKLDYRSMVSVEDKPDLFASFDKLIPRPARSCEDPPLYLRLKMGKPLNKKIPHSTPLMSYGKKKMRPEYWFSIPKNRVDELYKFIHGWVPQLYGELDEEKIKQRNFVLVDLDTELWSGEPTPSSSRHGSQGEELAEITNKNWELIKAPYAKIYNIIKTQTLSEGSVDEVLPPMSEEYRRAFYSATPSLDIELSPPDLIGKTEILTDEHREALCRHLPARAEGYAWTLVFSTSQHGFSLNSMYRKMYKLESPILLVIEDTDNNVFGALTSCSLHVSDHFYGTGESLLFRFTPHFQVYNWTGENLYFIKGNNESLSIGAGDGKFGLWLDGDLYLGRTETCKTYGNDPLTPKVDFVVKTLECWAFISN
- the mtd gene encoding nuclear receptor coactivator 7 isoform X12, producing the protein MNVFNLFSIPKKLLDNLRPVSPKPGHVERVRTPSCNQSSSVENEEEPTSVFRERFLKINVRHITDGEGVVSGVLLVTPNAVMFDPNVSDPLVIEKGPEAYGVIAPMEFVVNVAIYNDIAHMRVSHMESNVNEKAEIYYPKGEKETESLLVKDETFPELVTGTDDAESVCSCTEREGDAFPKAFERELVTPTNLEDPEQEQRTLEERRKSLLDHHWPMTSRERQSIDIDEIPELSSVNEVHVEEEQTPGEAVEAEAKESCHDSGIDIRESSVVPIRVKEHYSDADIVLSKDWVPPVPLPPLHHQSVSSENESPARKKTNSVSFSLDSSSDADTSGTQFSTSLIDSKEDAEKSESRKNKMLKRLSYPLSWMETLSGDKEDDKLPSQPQTADAQHSSVFSKVFSSSPIHLVDFGTGLFAKTPSEDSGGSGGPHSGGSGGPPLTGDSASSSSFFPTNIISSVGASVGAVGAQVGAMGAQVGAQVGAMGAQVGAQVGALSSTVGSTVGAVGAQVGALGSSVGSTVSAVGRSSVGTFIRQPTEIGSKKKDPPPKLDYRSMVSVEDKPDLFASFDKLIPRPARSCEDPPLYLRLKMGKPLNKKIPHSTPLMSYGKKKMRPEYWFSIPKNRVDELYKFIHGWVPQLYGELDEEKIKQRNFVLVDLDTELWSGEPTPSSSRHGSQGEELAEITNKNWELIKAPYAKIYNIIKTQTLSEGSVDEVLPPMSEEYRRAFYSATPSLDIELSPPDLIGKTEILTDEHREALCRHLPARAEGYAWTLVFSTSQHGFSLNSMYRKMYKLESPILLVIEDTDNNVFGALTSCSLHVSDHFYGTGESLLFRFTPHFQVYNWTGENLYFIKGNNESLSIGAGDGKFGLWLDGDLYLGRTETCKTYGNDPLTPKVDFVVKTLECWAFISN